The genomic interval CTGACAACGGAGGGAGAGTTGGAGGGAGAAAAGCcttgggcagaggagggaggctggACAGACCTTTCCAGCCTGGCCCTCCCAGGTCTTAGGGCCGTGGCTCTTGCCCCTAAAGCTCCAACAGTAACGATCAGGCGTGGCTGGGGCTGCCTCCATTCTCAAGGATGCTCCATAACTCAGAGCTGGGCAGGAGAGTGAGGAGGGCTTGTGGGATGGGCCCTCATTATGCCAACGGCAAAGAAGCCAGCATCTGCAGGGAAGCGCTGGGTCAGGACCCATGAGAACTGAACTGGCTTTTGTGCCGGCCTACTGGGTGACAAAGTGCAAGTCTCCCAAGCCTCTCTGGGCCTGCTTAGCCCCCAGAAAAAGAGGGAGCTGCTTCAGATGGGTTCTTGTATCCCTTCTGGCTTTTGGATTCTAAAACCGTTCCCACTCTAGGCAAATGGGACCTCCACCTTCTCACGGCTGCCAAGATATACCAGCGAAGACGTTTCCAAGGCCCAACAGTGATGGCTTCCCGACACCCAGGAGGAAAAACACAGAGGCTCGacttagagagatagagatatattTCTTCTGTTGCATATTTCAGACTTCACACTGAGCGTCAGGCACAATGCTGTTCTAGGTTCTTCTGAGAGCCCTGACAGAGCCTTCTTCCCACACTGCTTGTGAGGGCTCGCCCTCCCGGGCGGGAGCCCAGGCCCTGCTTGCAGTTCTGGGTACCTGGGAGACTTTGCATTGGTCTCAGCAGGCCCTGGTGCCCTGTGTTGCCCATCAAGGGGCAGGACATGCTGGAAAGCCCTAGAACCAGCCCCACCCCTTCTTCCACGGTCCCCTGGCTACAAGAGGAGAGGCTGTCCCGCTAGAGTCCAGCTCTGCAGCGCTCCCCCGAATCACCTGTTTTCCGGGCCTCAGAGCCTGGCATGGCACTTGCACCCCTGTAGAGCCTCAGCCACGAGCACCACAGGCCCCGGCTGGGAGACGACGCCCTGGAGAGTGAGGCAGGCCCAGCCTCCTCCAGAACAACAACAGATGGGCTCGTCAGGCCCCTGCTCCCCAGAGCCATGGCCCACTTCCTGGAGCTGCCCTGAGCCCTATTGCACAATTTCGTTTCCAGTTCCTCCCCCTACCAcccgttaaaaacaaaaacaaaaacacacacaaaaaaaacccaagaaacctAGAAGGAAAAGTGAGGAAGAGTGGGGCGTGGAAGCTGGAGCCCTTCTCCCCACACTCCTGCCAACCTCTGGTCCCCAGCAAAACCATTAGCAGGAAGTATGATGCCCACCTTCGCTGCCGCCCGCGCGGGTTCGTGATGGCTGGCGTGGGTGTGCTGCCTGGGCCTCTGGTTCTTGCCTGTAGGGAGGGGACATCCCTCCGCTGTCTGTAAGGTGCAATTTCCCCCGGGGTCATCCGGAGGTGCTGGCTGGGGCCCTGCTACCTGAGTCGCCCGTCTGCTTTGACGGGCCCCAGCTCTGATTTGGGGTCGGGGAAAACAGAACTCCAGCTGGTCAGTCTGCAGAGctccagggaggggcaggtggaggggccCATGGCACACAGTCCGGCCACAGACCAGAAGCCGCTCAGCTCCCCATCTGTCCAGGCCTCGAGTGCCGGGCCCGTGAGCTCCGCGTGCCGGCGGGCGGCCTCCTCCGCGGGCTCTGGCTGAGGCAGGTTCAGGATGCCGCTGAGGCCCTGGAAACTCTGCTCCATATACTCGTTGTGAGGTGGCCCGGCGTGCAGCCAGCTGGCGTcatctggcggggggggggggggggtacacagAATAGGTGGTAAGCATGCCCCGCCCAACTGAGGCCACGAAGGCCAGACTCTTGAGATTCAGGTCTGGGCACCCCCACTTCTGTCCCAACTCTACCACTGAGTCACGTACGGCTGAGTGACCTATGACCTCGGGCTCATCTGCCGAACCTTCTGTGCCTGTAAAACTGTTAGTTTGAAAAAATCACGGCGGTCATCTCTGAATCCCCGACTTGGGGATTAAGTAGAACGGTGGGTTCAAGGCACGACGGATGATAAGGTGATGTTCCTGTAGTGGTCTGGTCTGTGTCCCCTGTGCCCCTTCTCAACCACCTCCAGTGGCTCCCAGAGCCATGAACGGCCCCCCACTCAGGCCCTCAGCTCTGGGGCCCAGCTCGCTTGTCCAGCCTCCCTTCCCACCGCTCCTTACATCCTACTCCTGCGACTCTCTGTTCCCCTTGTGCACCAGACACCTCAGCTTAGGACAGCCCTTCTCTGTCTATGAAATTCCAGTCCATCAAGGCTCAGCTCCAACAGCGGCCTCCATCTGTCCCCATCTCCTGCATCAGGCTGGGAGTCCCAGGAGAGCAGGGGTGCGGCTTGTCTGCTCTGGATCTGCCACAGCGccccccacccttccttctcTAGATTACCCCTGCTCTGACCCACTTTCTCTGTGATAAGATGTAGCCGGAGGAAGGGAACCTCTACCTACCCATTGGGCACCTGCTCACCTACTGGATACGGGCTATTTTCACCCACATACTCATCCCTCACATCTCCCGAGCGGTGGCTGTACTAGGCCCCTCTCGAGGGAACCTGCAGTCTCTGCCTGTGTTCAGAGCCTGCTCGCTTAGCCTCAGCCAAGTGGGGGGTAGGCCACGTGACCCTGCCCACCCAGCCACACAACGGACTGAGGGCCAATCGGATCTGCCGTCCCAAGAATGAGGAGCGGGGGCCCCAAGAGGCCCTGGTTAGTTTCTGCTGCGCTGAGAGGCCACGTATCATGTACTGAGAAGCCAGAGCCTGAGGCTGCCACACAGACGGGACAGGATGAGGGACAAGATGGCCCCACAGAGACAAAGCACCTCCGGTTCCCGGTGAAACCCGAGACGTTTCCTGGGTTCTGGGGGACCGCCCTGCATTCTTCCAACAATTTTCCCTTTGTACTTGAGCTAGTTTGAGGGGACTTGTGTTGCACACACCCAGGAGGTCTCCAATAGTTGTACCACTCCTACCTTACACGTAGTAAGACTGGGGCTCAGGAGGCCAAATAATTCGCCAAGGATAAAGGACCAAGTAAAGTGTCAGCTACACCTCACAGCCAagtctgcctgactccaaagcttgCCTCTCTACCCTACCTCAGTGCGGGGACACTGAGGGCCAGACCATCAGGGCCCCAACCCTGCCTCTTTCCCTACTCGAGGGTCAGCTCTGATGGTCAGCTTTTTGGGGTCACCTGCCAGGCAAATCCTATTCTATCTGGCTTCTGGGCCTAGATCCTTACCTTTCCTGAGAGGTAGTTTGCGGTTGAAGGTCAAGGGCAGCACGAGGAAGCGGGTCTCGCCCAGGGGTTCCCAGAATTGAAGCAGTCGAACAGTCCAGGCCCCTGGCCGCAGGGGCCGGCTCAGTGGGGGCTTGTACTGCGTGACCTCGGTGTCCGCGTCTACCGCGATGTCGTAAGATGTGGCCACCACGTAGGTGGGGTCAATCCACACCACGGTGGCCGTGAGGTTGGGGCCCCGGGCCCAGCGCTGCATGGCCACAGGCTCGTCCAGCGGCCCCAGCAACCCCCCAAAGTTCCGGAAAAGACGCTCCTTGGGGTCCCACTCGGTGCCGACCTGTagggagggaggcagctgggCAGGAGCCTGGGGAGCAAGTCCTCTCTACTCTGATGCTGCCTCTAACtctctgtgtgacctcaggccaggCACTGtatctttctgggcctcagtttccccatttgcaaaACGAAGGGCTTGGACTAGGATTTCCTCAGTATCTTTCTCAGCTCTCGGATTTGTTCTACACTCCTGTCCTGGCTTGCTCTGCAGTGGTGGGGGCGGTAAGGCAGAGATGAAGTTTGAGGTCCTGCCCAGAGACCATCTCCACACAAAGCCAAGGCCTCTAAGAGCAAGAGGACACTCAAACGTCCAACGGAATATCAAAGTCCCTCCAGAAGAAAATCACTGTAGTTTCTGAAGCCTGGGCTCGTGTCGTAGAGCAGCCAcggtcccctccctgctcactgcACGTCCTCGGTGCACCCCAAGTGGGGAGGTGCTTCTCAGTGTGCGCATGCGGGGGAGACACAGGCATGAGCACAGGGCATCACCAGGGTTCCATCACGGGGAAAGAGCCCATGGACTCAGTCCTGAGAGGCCCAGCCcagtccttctccctcccttgaggtctgtccctctcttcccacTACCCTGAGTCTTGCTGGGGGTCGGGAGAAAGCAAGGGGGAGGACCTGTCCCACCTCCAAACTCTGGAGCCGGCTGGCCTGGTCACTGCGCCCCAACAGCTTCAGCGACCCCTGGGGCATCAGCCACATCTCAAGCGTCTCTGCCGGCCCCTGGGCTGAGGGTTGCACCGGCTGCGTCACCAGGTAGCCCTGGAAATGGTCGTCATAGAAATACAGGTGCACGCTGGACGGCAAGCCCCTGGGCTCAAACCTAAGAAGGTTccagcagggagaaagggagatgcCATCAGCACACCCGACTGGCCTGGAGTCCCAgggagggggctctggggagTCCCGTCCCCAGGCGCTTCCTTCACCCCAAATCTCACGCCCCCAGCACCTGCACGCCTGGCTCTTgcctttctccctgcctcagaCTGGGGGCTCCCTGGGGCGGGGGCTGTCGCTTTCTGACTGACCTCCCCACGGGGCACCCTGAGGACCTGAGCTATGTCAAAAGGAGGCCTCACCTGCAGAGGGGGGTGGCCAGCGGGGGTGCAGCGGCGGCAGCATGGCGCAGGCTGAGGCGGACAAAGGCGTTGTAAGCGGTGAGCATCACATCGCTGAGCCCACTGGGGCCGTCGGCCGCGTCGTACGTGTTCTCCCAGTAGGCCTTGAGGGCCGGCGTGCCCGGGGGGTAGCTGCCATACAGGTGGAAGTCCAGGATTTCCAGTACCTCCTGGTTCACAGTCGACTCAAACTTCCGGGCGAAGAAGGTGGGTCTGGAGACTTGCTGCAGCGGGAGAGGTAAGGAGGGTGAAGGGGTCCAGAGGCCCCTTCAGATGGCGTGGCTGGAGTGGGGGCCCTCCCCGGCCTCTTGGGGCCCTTCCTGCTGCCGCGGGAAGCCCCCTGGAGCCCCAGGCGCTGCTCCAGGGGAGGCCCCCCCCAGATGCTCGGGTGGGCTGACCCTGAATCCCTTCCGACCCTGGGAAGCGCGcagagaggctggggcaggggccacGGGGAAGCACCTGCAGCCGGAGGAAGTCCTGTGGCTTGAAGTCGTTGGGGGAGCAGCCGCACCAGTCCACGATGTGCTTGTACTGGCACTTGCAGCCCAGCCTGCGATTCCAGTTGGTGACCCGCAGGTTGTTGTCCACGAGGCTCTCGCAGGCTGGGCTGTTCTCCAGCACCGTGTGGAAGAaggactgtggggggggggggggaggtgggcagggcagggtggagggtgAGCCTCGGGCACCCCGTCACGCAGCCTCCCTGGCCTCGCCGGGGACCTGGGCCACCCACCTCCGCAGGGAGCAGCGTGTAGGTGTAGAACTGGCGCAACTGGGCCACCAGCGGGTCGTCCGTGTATACCACGTACTCCACAAAGCCGCGCGTCAGCACGAACCAGTCGGAGCCGCCATCCACCACGATGCCCGCCGGGATCTGCCGCTCGCCCAGGCGCCACATGTGCGAGTCACATTCATGGAAGAGCCGGTCTAGGCCCTGTTTCTTGATGAACCTGCGGGTGGCAGACGAGCTCGCTCGGGCACCTTGGGACCAGTGGGCCTCAGTCTGTGGTTGGTTTGCAGGCTTTGCAAACCGGCCGTGTGTGGGAGGGGCTCTGACGAGCCCCCTGGCCGGgcaccccccccaccgccccgccccctcacctGGAGTTGTCCCGGCCATGTGACTTGAGGAAGTTCTTGTCCCGGTTCTTAGACAGGAAAGCCACCAGCTCCTCGTTTGTCCTAGAGAAGGGAAAGGGTGTGGGTGGTGTGGGTAGGGGGCCTGGCTCAGGCCCGGGGCACAGCCCCCTCAGcaccctctgccttccctccccacccctccctgcctcatgGAGAGCTATCCTAGCCACTGGCCCTGCCCCCGGATGATGCTCCGGGGTGGGGGCACCCACAGCCTCCCTCCGCCCCTTGCCCTCTCAGCTAGCACCCAGGTCCGGgcctctgcctgctccctggTCCCTTGTCACTCTCAGTCCTGACATCACCTTTCACCAGCCCCTCTCCGAACACATGGTTGTGGTCCAGGGACCGGAATGAggctgggtgtgggggggtggggggaagggaaggagtctatcaggcccctcccaccccaagcaCCCCCAAGGGCCGCCCTCTGCTCTGCGGGATTCAGAGCACTGCCCTGCACCTGGTCGGGTAGTCGGTGGCACTGAGGTTGATGAAGAAGTCCCAGGCCCAGCCGGGCACCTCCAGCAGGTCCCGCATGCTGCGCAGATACATCCTCAGCAGGCTGGCCCCACCCCAAATGGTGACCATGCGCCAGGGCGTCACCCGCACATTATCGTACCGCCGGGCCAGCTCTACCACCTCGCGGTGCAGGTAGTTGGAACGCTGGGGGCAGGTGGGCGAGACTCAGTAGCCATAGGGGACCCCCGGTatcacagcctcccccaccccaccccaccccacccccggggacAAGTGACGTGGAATGGAGAGAGCACCGGGCAGGACTCAGCTCCTAACTGGCTATGTCGCCTTGTGCTGGCCATTCCCCATGTTCTAGGCCTGCTCGCCTCTCTCCGGGCCACCTGAGCAGATCAGAGACCCTGTCCATCTGTGACCTTCTGGGTCTTGGTGCCGCTCGCTCAGATGCCTGTGTGgttaccccccgccccccccccccccccccacagtacCTTGTCTACGTGGATGTAAAAGAAATGCTGCTCATGGTAGACAGCCTTGAGGAGACGCTTTAGCTGGCGGATGGCACGGCCGTGAACCACCAGCATGTAGGCGATTCGGACCGGGGGGCCGTCCACGGGCTGCTGGGCCCGGACTTCGTCCCACTGGATGCCGGGGCTCATCTTCCCTGAGAGGAGAGACCAGGGGCATCAGTgaggcccctccccaggccacgGGGCGGGGGCGAGATGGGAAGAGGGACCGCCCGCCCGACGCTCCCTGGTCCCAGCGCCGCCTCTGCCACTCAGCACAGGTTGTCACCGGCTTAGCCAGGGAGGTGAGCCCCTCTGAGCCTTCTTCCTCTGAGAAATGAGGTGAAGACCCTGCCACCCCTGCGCCCGTGCCTGTCTCGTACTCTTACCAGCCAGCTGGCAGTGCCGGGGCACAGCCTTGGGCATGAGGCTCCCGGCCTGGTGCAGGCACACCACATTGGCGATCTCCTGCTGGCACTGCTTGGAGCTGGCCCGGGCCAGGGCAGACAGCGCGTCCTTGCCCACAATCTCACACTTAGGGGTGAAGCCGTTGTCCGTGGGCTGGGAGGCGCCCTCCACGCTCCCCGTGTCTCCGTGTGGCGGGAAACCAGCTGCCCCGACCAGCGCCTCCCCGGCTGCTGCCCCACTGAGGTTCTGGCGGCCTGGGGCCTCCGGGGGTGGGGCTGGCGGGACCCGGCGGTTGGCTCTGTGCCGGCTGGTCACAGCCCGTACCACCTTGGCCACGGGCATGCCGGGGCTCTCAGCGCGACCCCGCCAGCGCCCATGTCTTCTGCCCGCGCTGCCCCGCCGCCCAGCTGAACTGTCTGTGTCCTTGGAGCCCTCGCTGGGGTCCAGCGGCCGCggctttctctgccttcctttctgtaAGAGACAGGCAAACACAGGTCACAGGGACGGTcaccctcctcctgctcccttaGCTCCCTGCTGGCCCCTGCCACCCTGCACCCAGTGAGTGCTCCTCATGGGAGGACTCTGCACGAGCAACAATGTCCGCCGAGGGGCTTCTCCAACCAGCTGGCCGAAGAAGTGCCATCCTACGTCCACGGCACCACTGCACCCCTGTCCCCACATGCCCAGACCACAGGGCACCTGTGCGTCCCCCCTGTGCTTGGGCATCAAATACCACCCTCTTTCCCAGCAAATACGATGTCCACGTATGTCACAAAAGAAGGGTGGGTGGGCCCGGCCGAGGACGCCAGGGTCACACCCAGGCCTGGCTcggaagagacaggaagaaagcaTCCCGCCAACTACAGCGTTTCCACGTGGGAGTGTGGAGGCCGTGCGAGTGAATGGACCGTgcctggtggggggcggggggggagacaCCGTATTCGTTGGGCTCTCTGGGAGGCAGAGACCAAGAGGGAGTCAGAGTGTGTGACTTTCCCTGGGGGGTAAGACCCGTGGGCGATGCGGGGGCGGGAGCCGGAGCTGGGCCGGCAAAGCCGTCAGACCACCGAGCAGGCCTGACTCCGGTGTTAGGaggggggcagaaggaagggctTCAGGCAACGGCGCAGCTCGGAGGGAGCCGTGGCCAGCTAATGTGAATGGCGTGGACCACTGCCGCATGCCGTCACTGGCCGGAGGGCTGAGGCTGAGCCTCAAGGCGCCCGCAGCTGGAGGCCGGCCCCTCACCGCTCCTCTCGGTGGGTTCTCTCCCGGAGGGAAATCTGTCCCGGCCACCTCACCCTGCTTCCTGGCTCCCCTGCCTCTTCTCAAACCGGCACTCTCTTCCcagctccctctgtcccctcctccacccccccatcccacccaTCCTTCATGATCCAGCTCCAAGCCCCCTCGTGCAAACACCCCATTTGCCCCCGAGGGCGCAGGCAGAGCTCCCAGGTGAGAGACTGTCACaccagccccacctcccagcGTCTGGTGGAGTAGGACACCTGGCTGCTGTCTGGCGGCTGAGACGTGGGAAGAGCAGGAGGCACTGTGTGACTGTCCCCCTGGCCACCTACCTCCTCTGAGCAGGTCCCTCAGCTCTAAAGGGGGGACGGAGGTGTGAGCGTAAGTGAGATAGAGCACAAGAGAGTGTGCTGGAAGGAGCCGTCTCCACCGGCCCTCCGCTGCTCCCTTGTGACCCCTCTGTgggtccccccagcccccaggagtACCGCACAGGCCACAGGCCTTTTCTGGCCTGGCCTTTCAGCAGCATCACCTGCTGGTCCACAGCACCCTCCCTACTCAGCCGCCGGGTGCCCTCCCGGGGTTTCCACGGCCTCCCTGGCCGGTGTCCCTGGTCCCCCTGCTCCTACTCTGGTTTCCCGATGGTCTGTTCCCATCGCAGTAGTAGCCAGTGTTCCTGTTAAAACAAGCCCCGTCTCGCCAACCCCTGCTCCAAACCACCCCTGGCCTCCCCACCGAGCGTGAAACCCCAAAGCCCCTCCAGGAGCCCACAGAGGCCACAAGAGCTGCGGTCTGGCtgtccctcccaccaccctccccctctgacctcatctcctactaACCTCTCTTCACGCCCACTCTCCTCCAACCACAGTGGCCTTCCCGCTGTCCCTCCACGCCACTGGCCACACACTGTCCCCTGTGCCTGGaatgcctcccccccccacagATGTCTCCATAGCTCATGCCTTGCCCCCTTCAATTCTTTGCTCAGATGGCATCTTCTCAGCAAGGCCCATCCTGACCGCTGCATTTCAACTCCAGCTCTCCCTCAGCCTCCACTTTACCTTCCCCACAGCACTTACTTCCTCCTCTTATCCTATAATGTATCCATATTGTGTTTTCCCGTGTCTCTCCGCTCATAGGAACACAACCTCCACGAGGACAGGGCTTTCGCTGTTTCCTCAACCAGTGCCTTCCAGCGCCCAGAAGCATGTCTGGCAAAGGCAGACACTCCCAAAATATTTGTCgaatggaggaatgaatgaatataaagttCTTGAGACAGGCTCAGCCTTCAGTAGCTCCTGACATCCTTATTATTACCGCTGTTACTATCACTGGAGGAAGTCAGGAGAGGCGCAAAGGCGCTCAGACATTTTGGACGCTGGGTTGAGTGAGtgttccctgcccctcccctccctaggccctttctcccctcccctgtcaaAACACGGCAGGCACCTCGCATGGCAGGGTCCGCGCCCCGCTcctccacccaggcgcccgcactCTCCGTGCACGGCACCCAGCCGGCCCTCTGATCTCTTGAGAGGTGCCCCATGAGAGCTCCGGGCGTCTGTCCCCGTCTGAGGAGACGCTACAAGAGCGACGGGTAGGGTGGGGAGGGCGCCCTGGCCTGGGCAGCCCccaggaaaggagaaagcagCTCCGTGGCGCTGAGTGTATGTCGACCCGGTGATGGGTGGCCTGGCGGCACGGTGGGCAGAAGTCAGGTGGACAGAGACGGCAGAGCAGCTGTGGGCTCTCGGGGTGGAAGCCAGCACCAGCGAGGCAGGAAGTTGGTCAAGAGGGCAGGGCACGGGGCACACGGCCAGGCTGGCTGCGGTGGGGGACGGGATGTGGGAGGAGATGGGCGGGCTGGTGCCCTGCACTGCAGCAGGGAGCTGGCTGACCCTGAGAAGGTCAATCCCAGAGGAAGCTGGGGGCCCTAGAGGCAGCAGTGAGGACCGGGAGGGGGCCCCTGCTGGGCagccagcccccacctctgctccctcccaccagtgTTCATGGGGGCATCAGCGGGGCCCCTACTTGTGCCCCCAAAGGGACGATCCTCAGTAGCCCGGAGGTCAGGGTCCCCTCTGATTACTGAGGGGGAGGGACTCGCCCTCTGACCTGGATGCATTCTGGCCTCCGAGGTGCCTCCTCCCCACTGAGGAGGCATTCAAAGTCCTCTGCCATTTCCTGGCCCTGCAGTCCTGCTTGGCATCCTTCTCTGAGCCTGGGAGGCAGACAACGCAGAATGGCTTACCCCACATCCTACCACCTTCAGACTTCTCAGACGGTGTTTAAAGTTAAGTGGTGAGACCATGTTTGTGAAAGCTTTTAAAGCCGTAAAGTGGCTCTTTGGATGGTAATGGTCAGCCTTGGTCTGCCTTCTAGCCCCTCCACAGATGGACAGAGTGTGCGTCTGAAAGGCACCATCTGACCCCAACGCCGCTGCAACCCCTCCGATACCTTCCCACTTCACTTACAGCAAAACCCCGAGCCCTCCCTAAGGGTCTCTAGGATGTGCCCCAGGCTAACTCTTGAACCTTCCTCCAGGGAGCAGGCCACACCCTTCTTCCCATTCCTCGAAGGCACCCAGCTAAGCCCATTCTCCTCGGGGCCTCTGCCCAAACTCGGATGACTGGCTTCTTGAGCTCACATACCACTTCCTGCCAAAGCCTTCCCTCACCAAGCTCCAACAACCCCTTTGCCACTGAGTTGCCTTTCTGCTGTCAGTCTCTCCCTGCACTCTGTCTGCCCTTCAGGGCCCAGGCcttgtccctttctttctttcttttttttaatttttttttaatgttttatttatttttgagagagagagagagagagagagagagagagtgggggaagggcagagggaaagggagaaacagaatctgaagcaggctctaggatccgagctgtcagcacagagcctgacgcagggctcgaactcacgaaccgtgagatcatgacttgagctgaagtcggatgcttaagcgactgagccacccaggcgcccctgctttatttttgtaGCCCCAGTATTAGCACAGCACCTGCTGCTACTAAGGAGGAGTGAACAAgtgtttgttgactgactgactgaatggCTGGCTGGCTAATGAATCCCTATTCCCAGTGTGTAGCACTGAGATAATAGCAAGAGTTACTTCCTGACGGCTTAGCTTGTGCCAGGAACTCCTGCAAGTTCTTCCCaggtatcattttcattttcatttttagtcttCATAATCACCCAATGAGAGAGGGGCTATTATTACCCCCTCCCGAGAGGGAGCACTGATGAGGACACGGAAAGAGGTTAGGTGATTGGCCCGGGGTCTCCCTGCCACTTAGCAGCAAGGCTGGAAACACACACAGGACGTGGAGGAGCTGGGGCGGTACAACTTCAGCACCCACCTTCCTAAGCTCTATGCTAGGCTGCCTGGAAAGCCTTGAGCTCTAGCGAGGTGGCCGCTGAAGGGGTCCAAGCACCAATGGCTGCCTGGACCGCCCAACGTTTAGGTCATCGGGCATCGTTTCTGTTCCAGTCCAGTCCAGCCCTGTCAGCTTCTACCAGGAACctgggagaaggaggtggggtgGTGGGACCCCAACTGCTCTACTCCCCAGTTCTCCGCCCCAGGCTATGGGCAGGGCAGCCGGGATTTGAGGCCTGGACAATCTCTTAGCCCATTGGGAGACTCACGGAGCCACGCAGCTCAGGGCCATTTGTTTCTGAGAAGCTTCCGATGCTGTGCCACAGCCCTCCCCACAGTGGTCACTGGTGTCTACTCACAGACTCCAGGATCAGAGGGTTCCCTAACTGCCTCAGCAGCCTAGGGCGCCTGGGAACATCTCATCTGCCCAGTCTCCTCACACTGACCCCCAAACACTCTTCGTCTTCCTCCTACTTATGGGTCCACACAGAACAAGCTCACTCCCTTTGGGTGTCACAGAGCcagcctccccccctcccccccacccacccccctctgctcctcttggAGTTGTGGTCTCACCTGACTCTGTTCCAGCTCCTTCACCCTCCCAGCCTCTTGGTTCTCCCCAGAAAGGCAAGGGCAGCCCTTCTCCCAGTCTCCATACCAGGCCTTCCTGACCACTGAGATGCCGTAAGGGGAAGTGAACATGGAGCCTCTCTTGGCCTTCTGACTGCCAGGTGGAGAGGCCCAAGAGGAGATGCCAAGCAGAGTGTCTGACTCAGAGCCCTAGAGGCACCAGAACCGacggggtgggggtaggggcagggaagCCTTGTCCTCTGGTCCACAGCTTAGGACCAGGGTTTGGACCCTCTAGAATGGCCTCAGACCCCACTGGACCCTTCCTGAACACCCTGGGAGGGGACGTGTATGGGCCTCCAGCTGAACCCAGCCACGAGTGAGTGACACCCTCAAGGCAGGGACCTGGGTACTGAGCTGGACAGGTTTGTCCCTGCTCCCGGGCCTGAGTCTCTGCTGAACCAGCTGATGCCGTCCCCATTCCCTAAGGGCTAGAGGCCCCCCCtcactcccctcacccccattcCCTAATGTCCTGAGGCCACTCACCGGCTCACTTCTCCCGACCATCTCCTCCTGAAGACCCACGACTTTTCTTCAGACCCCAGGCTAAGAAAACCACACCTGGGGGACACACTCTCAGTTCTCTTCCTCGGGGTCACTCCCTGTTCCCTCAGTTGCTGTACTGAGTTCCAGCCCAGGGCTCCACCTCCCCATTGGCGGCAGCCCGTCAGGCGCAGCTGGGCGCCGATGCCCGGGGTCCCTCGGCCCCGCTCCTCCGCCTACGACACgcacacccccgccccctcccaacTTCAGAAAGTTTGGCCTGGGGCTCCCCACCTCCGAGCAGGCTCgggcccggccccgcctcccggtCCTGCTCCCCGCGCCTGACCTTCATAGCTCCCCGGGACGGAGACCACCCCACCGATACCCGCTCCTcccgccccggccccctgccCGCCC from Panthera leo isolate Ple1 chromosome E1, P.leo_Ple1_pat1.1, whole genome shotgun sequence carries:
- the XYLT2 gene encoding xylosyltransferase 2, with protein sequence MVASARVQKLVRRYKLAIATALAILLLQGLVVWSFSGLEEDEPGEKGRQRKPRPLDPSEGSKDTDSSAGRRGSAGRRHGRWRGRAESPGMPVAKVVRAVTSRHRANRRVPPAPPPEAPGRQNLSGAAAGEALVGAAGFPPHGDTGSVEGASQPTDNGFTPKCEIVGKDALSALARASSKQCQQEIANVVCLHQAGSLMPKAVPRHCQLAGKMSPGIQWDEVRAQQPVDGPPVRIAYMLVVHGRAIRQLKRLLKAVYHEQHFFYIHVDKRSNYLHREVVELARRYDNVRVTPWRMVTIWGGASLLRMYLRSMRDLLEVPGWAWDFFINLSATDYPTRTNEELVAFLSKNRDKNFLKSHGRDNSRFIKKQGLDRLFHECDSHMWRLGERQIPAGIVVDGGSDWFVLTRGFVEYVVYTDDPLVAQLRQFYTYTLLPAESFFHTVLENSPACESLVDNNLRVTNWNRRLGCKCQYKHIVDWCGCSPNDFKPQDFLRLQQVSRPTFFARKFESTVNQEVLEILDFHLYGSYPPGTPALKAYWENTYDAADGPSGLSDVMLTAYNAFVRLSLRHAAAAAPPLATPLCRFEPRGLPSSVHLYFYDDHFQGYLVTQPVQPSAQGPAETLEMWLMPQGSLKLLGRSDQASRLQSLEVGTEWDPKERLFRNFGGLLGPLDEPVAMQRWARGPNLTATVVWIDPTYVVATSYDIAVDADTEVTQYKPPLSRPLRPGAWTVRLLQFWEPLGETRFLVLPLTFNRKLPLRKDDASWLHAGPPHNEYMEQSFQGLSGILNLPQPEPAEEAARRHAELTGPALEAWTDGELSGFWSVAGLCAMGPSTCPSLELCRLTSWSSVFPDPKSELGPVKADGRLR